Proteins from a genomic interval of Methanoplanus endosymbiosus:
- a CDS encoding winged helix-turn-helix domain-containing protein yields MGWVGTLSYSQKKIIKLLDLELTQSQIAKRLNLSRQYVCKFVRKLLEKGLIEQSEKTPTAYNCMYNLIPQLKRQIEAHTKEVQFSACRVHNVRLKYPVTVSGDIALDKKKTGYLLSWEMRGGTRHKFCIEGTAGRPDITIDVHPNSLVAYPDAGQTVYAESIEASKALIISAIREAVSEFIEQQNRFGTEIEVHNPSVAGKLISKIHYGFNFRTGGIADEQTTIEGFWNDNSPTKNGEKGYSEFETENKAAATALDSAVIAISEAYRILGRNPFHVIYDELMEIKQELFNRKDGGIS; encoded by the coding sequence GTGGGATGGGTGGGTACCCTTTCATATTCTCAAAAAAAGATCATCAAACTGCTTGATCTGGAACTGACACAATCACAGATAGCAAAGAGGCTTAACCTTAGCCGGCAGTATGTCTGCAAGTTTGTAAGAAAACTTCTGGAAAAAGGATTAATTGAGCAGTCCGAAAAAACCCCGACTGCCTATAACTGCATGTATAATCTCATACCTCAGTTGAAAAGACAGATTGAGGCACACACAAAAGAGGTGCAGTTCTCGGCCTGCCGGGTGCATAATGTCAGGCTGAAATACCCTGTCACAGTATCCGGTGATATTGCCCTGGACAAAAAGAAAACCGGTTATCTCCTTTCATGGGAAATGCGCGGCGGCACTAGGCATAAGTTTTGTATTGAGGGCACAGCCGGAAGACCTGACATAACAATTGATGTGCATCCTAATTCCCTGGTAGCATATCCAGATGCCGGCCAAACAGTCTATGCCGAATCAATCGAAGCATCTAAAGCCCTGATAATCTCAGCAATCCGGGAAGCTGTATCAGAATTCATAGAACAACAAAACAGGTTTGGCACGGAAATTGAGGTTCATAATCCTTCAGTTGCCGGAAAACTCATCTCAAAGATCCACTATGGGTTTAATTTCCGGACTGGGGGCATTGCAGACGAACAGACAACAATAGAGGGTTTTTGGAACGACAACTCCCCGACAAAAAACGGGGAAAAAGGATATTCAGAATTTGAAACCGAAAATAAAGCCGCCGCCACTGCTTTAGATTCTGCTGTGATTGCTATATCTGAAGCTTACCGCATCCTTGGAAGGAATCCTTTCCATGTCATCTATGATGAGCTGATGGAGATTAAGCAGGAACTATTCAACCGGAAAGACGGGGGGATCTCCTGA
- a CDS encoding helicase HerA domain-containing protein, whose protein sequence is MSAAPAWRKKLAREWIKVPGQHMTIVGTTGMGKTNALQFCIEGLSRFSDETIVIFDSGKSSELLVFSQFKPLNLIIPEGLDVDVSLHEKDNDSPEELPNGNSQLIRKSYIKKPEEIWDKLIKSRINIVCLEVFILDPEVYTQIIIQIFRNLIKRATRNNIITPLTIAIEEINRIAPGKGYAHSPEHNRLGAVIEHNIEYLRSLGIRFIGTQQGFKSVRLGVRQHFHWQIVKNGCRFSEGRLARYNYIWEGLAASQGVIVYPDGKYSDIISPFKYYGEGRDIGYIQYLGEIALDDSEVSEAQKNNEADDDDNDNRENNVLLLDDFLGRKRKGKEAKEAGETGGGTISPETVALLDQTTKNLLYMEAKSAGIDENNTEENRESVILEYMQKCKDKWEADNGTPAAQ, encoded by the coding sequence ATGTCTGCTGCACCTGCTTGGAGGAAGAAATTAGCCAGGGAATGGATCAAAGTACCCGGTCAGCACATGACAATTGTAGGCACAACCGGCATGGGCAAAACAAACGCCCTGCAATTCTGCATAGAGGGCCTTTCAAGGTTCTCAGATGAAACGATTGTGATCTTCGATTCCGGAAAGTCTTCAGAGCTGCTTGTATTCTCTCAGTTCAAACCCCTGAACCTGATCATCCCGGAGGGCCTTGATGTTGATGTCTCACTACATGAGAAGGACAATGACTCCCCAGAAGAGTTACCAAACGGTAACAGCCAGCTGATCAGGAAGTCCTACATCAAAAAGCCTGAAGAGATATGGGACAAACTCATCAAGTCCAGAATAAATATCGTCTGCCTTGAAGTCTTCATTTTAGACCCGGAGGTTTACACCCAGATCATTATTCAGATATTTAGAAATCTAATCAAACGCGCAACCAGGAACAATATCATTACCCCTCTGACAATTGCCATAGAAGAGATCAACAGAATTGCACCAGGCAAAGGATACGCACATAGTCCGGAACACAACCGGCTCGGTGCAGTCATTGAGCACAATATCGAATATCTCCGGTCACTCGGTATTCGGTTCATCGGCACGCAGCAGGGCTTTAAGTCCGTCAGGCTGGGAGTCCGCCAACATTTCCATTGGCAGATTGTAAAGAACGGCTGCCGGTTCTCAGAGGGCCGCCTCGCCCGCTATAATTATATCTGGGAGGGCCTTGCAGCTTCTCAGGGTGTGATTGTATATCCGGACGGCAAATACTCCGATATCATCAGCCCTTTCAAATACTATGGAGAGGGCCGGGATATTGGATACATTCAATACCTCGGTGAGATTGCCCTTGATGATTCAGAAGTCTCAGAAGCACAGAAGAATAATGAGGCCGATGATGATGACAATGACAACAGGGAAAACAATGTTCTCCTTCTCGATGACTTCTTAGGCAGGAAAAGGAAAGGCAAGGAAGCCAAAGAAGCCGGAGAAACCGGAGGCGGAACAATATCACCCGAAACTGTAGCACTGCTTGACCAGACCACTAAGAACCTCCTTTACATGGAAGCTAAATCAGCAGGGATTGACGAAAACAACACAGAAGAAAACCGGGAATCCGTGATTCTTGAGTATATGCAGAAATGCAAAGATAAATGGGAGGCGGATAATGGGACTCCGGCTGCTCAGTAA
- a CDS encoding recombinase family protein encodes MDLDQSGKINIGYARTSKESSIIKNQIQAIAAQGVPPECIFMDEGVSGTVEPKKRAGMKDLLRFIDVHQGQIDKLYVFEVTRLGRTFLETLKLIEEIETQHGIMIYSLSPMESWFQVEDRSIRNGIILPVLSWVAQRELENTKERIKLGLDRARSEGKKLGRPERIIDWEQVEKYRAKKISKANIARIMDIPVATFYKRCQEYEAQQRIDQVKALIESDN; translated from the coding sequence ATGGATTTAGATCAATCGGGAAAAATCAACATAGGATATGCCAGGACAAGTAAAGAATCTTCCATCATAAAGAATCAGATCCAGGCCATAGCCGCTCAGGGTGTGCCTCCTGAATGTATCTTCATGGATGAAGGAGTATCCGGGACAGTTGAACCAAAGAAGCGGGCAGGAATGAAAGACCTGCTTAGGTTCATAGATGTCCATCAGGGACAAATTGATAAGCTGTATGTCTTTGAGGTTACCAGACTTGGCAGGACTTTTTTAGAGACCCTAAAACTTATTGAGGAGATTGAAACCCAGCACGGCATAATGATCTATTCCTTATCCCCTATGGAATCATGGTTTCAGGTTGAAGACAGATCCATCCGGAATGGCATCATCTTACCAGTGCTGTCATGGGTTGCACAGAGAGAGCTGGAGAACACAAAGGAACGAATTAAACTTGGTTTGGATCGTGCCCGCTCTGAAGGTAAGAAGCTTGGAAGACCTGAACGGATTATCGATTGGGAACAGGTAGAGAAGTACAGAGCAAAGAAAATATCAAAGGCTAACATTGCAAGGATTATGGATATCCCGGTTGCAACATTTTACAAGCGCTGTCAAGAGTATGAAGCACAGCAAAGGATAGATCAAGTAAAGGCTCTGATTGAATCAGACAATTAA